A genomic region of Solanum dulcamara chromosome 2, daSolDulc1.2, whole genome shotgun sequence contains the following coding sequences:
- the LOC129880092 gene encoding uncharacterized protein LOC129880092: protein MDAQQQQRQQGVPQRPRPGAGGDGGGGDFTPILTVLVAFIAIFALVVAPSISTLNNSLSILHQVPEGHVGVYWRGGALLNTITDPGFHMKLPFITQFEPIQVTLQTDLVRDIPCGTKGGVMINFEKIEVVNRLRKDHVYDTLLNYGVNYDNTWIYDKIHHEINQFCSAHSLQQVYIDMFDQIDEKMKDALQADCTRYAPGIEILSVRITKPSIPESIRRNFENMEQERTKVLIAVERQRVAEKEAETQKKIAISEAERNAHVSKIQMEQKLMEKDSARKQEEISNSMYLAREKSLADASYYRTMKEAEANKLKLTPEFLELRFIEAIANNSKIFFGNKVPNMVLDQRLLGNFLQEAVPRTDSS, encoded by the exons ATGGATGCACAACAACAGCAGAGACAACAAGGTGTTCCGCAACGCCCAAGGCCCGGCGCCGGCGGAGATGGCGGCGGTGGAGACTTCACTCCGATTCTCACCGTGCTCGTTGCTTTTATCGCCATTTTCGCATTG GTTGTGGCTCCTTCTATTTCAACATTAAATAATAGTTTATCCATTTTACACCAAGTGCCGGAAGGTCATGTTGGAGTCTATTGGAGAGGAGGTGCCCTTTTAAATACAATAACTGATCCAG GTTTTCATATGAAACTGCCCTTTATAACTCAGTTTGAACCCATTCAAGTTACTCTTCAAACAGATCTG GTGAGGGATATTCCTTGTGGAACCAAAGGAGGCGTGATgataaactttgagaaaatagAA GTTGTTAACCGCCTTCGGAAGGACCATGTGTACGATACTCTGCTGAATTATGGGGTCAATTATGATAATACATGGATATACGACAAGATTCATCATGAGATCAATCAGTTCTGCAGTGCTCACAGCCTTCAACAAGTTTATATTGACATGTTCGATCAA ATCGATGAAAAAATGAAAGATGCTCTTCAGGCAGACTGCACACGGTATGCTCCAGGTATTGAGATTCTCAGTGTACGTATTACAAAGCCTAGCATCCCGGAGAGTATAAGACGAAACTTTGAGAACATGGAACAGGAGCGCACCAAG GTCTTGATTGCAGTAGAGAGACAAAGAGTTGCTGAGAAGGAAGCAGAGACGCAGAAAAAGATAGCAATTAGTGAAGCTGAAAGAAATGCTCATGTTAGTAAGATCCAGATGGAACAGAAGTTGATGGAAAAAGATAGTGCTAGGAAACAAGAGGAAATTTCAAATTCAATGTACCTAGCTCGTGAAAAGAGCCTGGCAGATGCATCTTACTATCG AACAATGAAAGAAGCAGAAGCAAACAAGTTGAAGCTTACTCCAGAATTTCTCGAACTGCGGTTCATTGAAGCTATAGCCAATAACTCGAAAATTTTCTTCGGGAACAAG GTGCCCAACATGGTTCTTGACCAAAGGCTACTTGGAAACTTTTTGCAAGAGGCTGTACCGCGAACGGATTCGTCTTAG
- the LOC129880093 gene encoding alpha/beta hydrolase domain-containing protein VTE7-like isoform X1: MVTFLSAGAGGAPPPAFLLFEPNLKCSNSRRLTMWARRDFPDFLPKQVEKIKDPYARKLASRIERVPVNFSKDHVMSSVVKPKEQKEANPVVLLHGFDSTCLEWRYTLPFLEEAGLETWAIDILGWGFCDLEKLPSCDVASKRDHLYQLWSTYIRRPMVLVGPSLGSAIAIDFSLNYPEAVDRLVLINPSVYSKGTGNLATLPKAVAYAGVYLLKSIPIRLYATSLAFNGLPLSTCIEWTNIGRLHCLLPWWEDATVNFMISGGYNVIDQIEHVKHKTLIILGEDDHIIDYKLGVRLHCELPNATLRQIPKCGHIPHVQKPDVVSRLIAEFVQSDQLQRVKTDCLNHLCSCDDFGYLYKQPVSPPSLQFRDITLVVGPFPEPCA, translated from the exons ATGGTAACATTTTTGTCAGCCGGAGCCGGTGGTGCTCCTCCGCCAGCATTTCTCCTATTTGAACCCAATTTGAAATGTTCGAATTCGAGACGTCTAACGATGTGGGCTCGCCGTGATTTTCCTGATTTTCTTCCTAAACAAGTCGAGAAAATCAAAGACCCTTATGCTAGAAAGTTGGCTTCACGAATTGAGAGAGTACCA GTAAACTTTTCGAAGGATCATGTCATGAGTAGTGTTGTGAAGCCAAAAGAACAGAAAGAGGCCAATCCAGTTGTGCTTCTCCATGGTTTTGATAG CACGTGTTTAGAATGGAGGTACACGCTTCCATTTCTCGAGGAGGCTGGATTGGAGACATGGGCAATTGATATCCTTGGATGGGGTTTCTGTGATTTAG AAAAGCTTCCATCGTGTGATGTAGCTTCCAAGCGCGATCATCTTTACCAG CTGTGGTCTACCTACATCAGGAGGCCAATGGTACTTGTCGGACCAAGTCTTGGATCAGCTATTGCTATTGACTTCTCTCTCAACTATCCAGAAGCA GTGGATAGGTTGGTTTTAATCAATCCAAGTGTTTACTCGAAAGGTACAGGAAACCTCGCAACCTTACCAAAAGCAGTAGCTTATGCTGGG GTCTACTTGTTGAAAAGCATACCAATTCGATTATATGCAACATCATTGGCTTTCAATGGCTTACCATTAAGTACATGTATAGAATGGACTAAT ATAGGTCGTCTACATTGTTTATTACCTTGGTGGGAGGATGCAACAGTGAATTTCATGATCAGTGGAGGTTACAACGTCATTGATCAGATAGAACAT GTAAAACACAAAACACTAATAATATTGGGTGAAGATgatcatattattgactacaagcTTGGAGTG AGATTGCATTGTGAACTTCCAAATGCGACTCTACGCCAAATACCAAAGTGTGGCCACATTCCTCATGTGCAGAAGCCTGATGTTGTCTCCAGGTTGATCGCGGAATTTGTTCAGTCTGATCAATTACAAAGGGTGAAAACTGACTGTCTCAACCATCTCTGTTCCTGTGATGATTTCGGGTATTTGTACAAGCAGCCGGTGTCTCCACCATCTCTTCAATTTCGCGACAttacccttgtggtcgggcccttccccgaaccctgcgcatag
- the LOC129880093 gene encoding alpha/beta hydrolase domain-containing protein VTE7-like isoform X2, with the protein MVTFLSAGAGGAPPPAFLLFEPNLKCSNSRRLTMWARRDFPDFLPKQVEKIKDPYARKLASRIERVPVNFSKDHVMSSVVKPKEQKEANPVVLLHGFDSTCLEWRYTLPFLEEAGLETWAIDILGWGFCDLEKLPSCDVASKRDHLYQLWSTYIRRPMVLVGPSLGSAIAIDFSLNYPEAVYLLKSIPIRLYATSLAFNGLPLSTCIEWTNIGRLHCLLPWWEDATVNFMISGGYNVIDQIEHVKHKTLIILGEDDHIIDYKLGVRLHCELPNATLRQIPKCGHIPHVQKPDVVSRLIAEFVQSDQLQRVKTDCLNHLCSCDDFGYLYKQPVSPPSLQFRDITLVVGPFPEPCA; encoded by the exons ATGGTAACATTTTTGTCAGCCGGAGCCGGTGGTGCTCCTCCGCCAGCATTTCTCCTATTTGAACCCAATTTGAAATGTTCGAATTCGAGACGTCTAACGATGTGGGCTCGCCGTGATTTTCCTGATTTTCTTCCTAAACAAGTCGAGAAAATCAAAGACCCTTATGCTAGAAAGTTGGCTTCACGAATTGAGAGAGTACCA GTAAACTTTTCGAAGGATCATGTCATGAGTAGTGTTGTGAAGCCAAAAGAACAGAAAGAGGCCAATCCAGTTGTGCTTCTCCATGGTTTTGATAG CACGTGTTTAGAATGGAGGTACACGCTTCCATTTCTCGAGGAGGCTGGATTGGAGACATGGGCAATTGATATCCTTGGATGGGGTTTCTGTGATTTAG AAAAGCTTCCATCGTGTGATGTAGCTTCCAAGCGCGATCATCTTTACCAG CTGTGGTCTACCTACATCAGGAGGCCAATGGTACTTGTCGGACCAAGTCTTGGATCAGCTATTGCTATTGACTTCTCTCTCAACTATCCAGAAGCA GTCTACTTGTTGAAAAGCATACCAATTCGATTATATGCAACATCATTGGCTTTCAATGGCTTACCATTAAGTACATGTATAGAATGGACTAAT ATAGGTCGTCTACATTGTTTATTACCTTGGTGGGAGGATGCAACAGTGAATTTCATGATCAGTGGAGGTTACAACGTCATTGATCAGATAGAACAT GTAAAACACAAAACACTAATAATATTGGGTGAAGATgatcatattattgactacaagcTTGGAGTG AGATTGCATTGTGAACTTCCAAATGCGACTCTACGCCAAATACCAAAGTGTGGCCACATTCCTCATGTGCAGAAGCCTGATGTTGTCTCCAGGTTGATCGCGGAATTTGTTCAGTCTGATCAATTACAAAGGGTGAAAACTGACTGTCTCAACCATCTCTGTTCCTGTGATGATTTCGGGTATTTGTACAAGCAGCCGGTGTCTCCACCATCTCTTCAATTTCGCGACAttacccttgtggtcgggcccttccccgaaccctgcgcatag
- the LOC129880094 gene encoding alpha/beta hydrolase domain-containing protein VTE7-like: protein MVTFLSAGAGGAPPPALTNLKLSNSRRLTIWAGCDFPDFLPKQVEKIKDPNARKLASRIERMPVYFSKGCVMSSCVKPKEQKEANPVVLLHGFDSTCLEWRYTLPLLEEVGLETWAVDILGWGFSDLGRLPSCDVASKRDHLYQLWSTYIKRPMVLVGPSLGSAVAIDFSVHYPEAVDRLVLIDASVYAEGIGKLATLPKAVAYAGVYLLKSIPLRLYAISLAFNGLPLSTCIDWTNIGRLHCLLPWWEDATVNFMISGGYNVIDQIKHVKHKTLIIWGEDDQIIDYKLGVRLHCELPNATLRQIPKCGHIPHVQKPDVVSRLITEFVQSGQSQRAKPDSVSAISVPVITSTCTSRYLAYSICLPDST, encoded by the exons ATGGTAACATTTTTGTCAGCCGGAGCCGGCGGTGCTCCTCCGCCGGCATTAACCAATTTGAAATTGTCGAATTCGAGGCGTTTAACGATCTGGGCTGGCTGTGATTTTCCGGATTTTCTTCCTAAACAAGTCGAGAAAATCAAAGACCCTAATGCTAGAAAGTTGGCTTCACGAATTGAGAGAATGCCA GTATACTTTTCGAAGGGTTGTGTCATGAGTAGTTGTGTGAAGCCAAAAGAACAGAAAGAGGCCAATCCAGTTGTACTTCTCCATGGTTTTGATAG CACATGTTTAGAGTGGAGGTACACGCTTCCATTGCTTGAGGAGGTGGGGTTGGAGACCTGGGCAGTTGATATCCTTGGATGGGGTTTCTCTGATTTAG GAAGGCTTCCATCGTGTGATGTAGCTTCCAAGCGTGATCATCTTTACCAG CTGTGGTCTACCTACATCAAGAGGCCAATGGTACTTGTTGGACCGAGTCTTGGGTCTGCTGTTGCTATTGACTTCTCTGTCCACTATCCAGAAGCA GTGGATAGGCTGGTTTTAATCGATGCAAGTGTTTATGCGGAAGGTATAGGAAAGCTCGCGACGTTACCCAAAGCAGTAGCTTATGCTGGG GTCTACTTGTTGAAAAGCATACCACTTCGATTATATGCAATATCATTGGCTTTCAATGGCTTACCATTAAGTACATGTATAGACTGGACTAAT ATAGGTCGGTTACATTGTTTATTACCTTGGTGGGAGGATGCAACAGTGAATTTCATGATCAGCGGAGGTTACAACGTCATTGATCAGATAAAACAT GTCAAGCACAAAACACTAATAATATGGGGTGAAGATGATCAAATTATTGACTACAAGCTTGGTGTG AGATTGCATTGTGAACTTCCAAATGCGACCCTACGCCAAATACCAAAGTGTGGCCACATTCCTCATGTGCAGAAGCCTGATGTTGTCTCCAGGTTGATCACGGAATTTGTTCAGTCAGGTCAATCACAAAGGGCGAAACCTGACTCTGTCTCCGCCATCTCTGTTCCTGTGATTACTAGTACTTGTACAAGCAGATATTTAGCATATTCAATCTGTCTTCCTGATTCAACATAG